The DNA window AAGTCGGTTTGGCAGACAATACATGCTCGCACAGGCTGTGCTTTTCCGCACACGCTGTCTCCGTATGCCGTGCCCGCCGCACGCATTTTCTTCCCGCACTATCCCATCAATATATATGTAGGGGGTATGGGGGCTGTGCCCCCATGGTTAAGAGTGGCCCTTGACCTTGCCCTTCTTCCCCTATTTTACCGCGTCGAACCCGCGCTGTAAATCGGCGAGAATGTCGTCGATGTGCTCGGTGCCGATGGAGAGGCGGATGGTGCCCGGGGTGATGCCCTGGTCGGCCAGCTCCTGGTCGGTGAGCTGGCTGTGGGTGGTGGTAGCCGGGTGGATGACCAGGCTCTTGACGTCTGCCACGTTGGCCAGCAGGGAGAAAATCTTCAGGTTGTCGATAAACCGAAACGCCTGCTCCTGGCCGCCCTTGATTTCGAATGTGAAAATCGAGGCGCCGCCGCGCGGGAAATACTTCTCATACAGCGCGTGGTCGGGATGGCCGGGCAGAGCCGGGTGGTTGACGCGCTCCACCAGCGGGTGCTTTACTAGAAATTCCAGCACCTTTTTGGTGTTCTCCGCGTGCCGCTCCAGCCGCAGGGAGAGCGTCTCGATGCCCTGGAGCAGCAGGAACGCCGCGAAGGGCGAGAGCGTCGCGCCGGTATCCCGCAGTAAAATCGCCCGGATATAGGTTACGAACGCCGCCGGCCCGGCCGCCTGGGTGAAGGAGACGCCGTGGTAGCTGGGGTTTGGCGCGGCGATGGCCGGGTAATTGCCCGAAGCCGCCCAGTCGAACTTGCCCGAATCCACGATGATGCCGCCCAGCGTCGTGCCGTGGCCGCCCAGGAACTTGGTCGCCGAATGCACGACGATATCCGCCCCATGCTCGATGGGCCGGAGCAGATAGGGCGTGCCAAAGGTGTTATCCACGACCATGGGCAGGCCGTGGGCGTGCGCCAGCGCCGACAGCGCGTCGATATCCGGAATGTCGCTGTTGGGGTTGCCCAGCGTCTCGATATAGATGGCCCGGGTGTTTGGCCGGATGGCCGCCTCGACCTCCTCAAGATTATGGATATTCACGAAAGCCGCCGTGATGCCAAAGCCGGGAAGCGTATGCGCCAAAAGGTTGTAGCTGCCGCCGTAAATGGTCTTTTGGGCGACGATGTGCCCGCCGTTTTGCGCCAGGGCCTGAATCGTATACGAGATGGCGGCGGCGCCGGAGGCCAGCGCCAGCGCGGCCACGCCCCCTTCCAGCGCGGCGACCCGCTTTTCCAAGACATCCTGGGTGGAGTTGGTCAGCCGGCCGTAGATGTTGCCCGCGTCCGTCAGGTTAAACCGGGCGGCGGCGTGCGCGCAGTCGCGGAAGACGTAGGAGGTGGTGGCGTAGATGGGCACGGCTCGGGCGTCTGTGGCGGCGTCCGGCGTTTCCTGGCCTACGTGCAGCTGTAAGGTTTCAAATTTGTATTCACTCATGGTCATCGGTTCCTTTCTGGTGATAAGGTCAAGGGCGGGTTCTTAACATGGGGCTCCGCCCCATACCCCTTTACTGGGCAATGGCGTGGCGCGAAAATGCGAAGGTCAAGGGCCGCTCTTAATCATGGGGCAAAGCCCCATACCCCATTGCTATCTTACTAGAATGGGATGGTGCGGGAAGAAAATGTGTGCGGCGGGCATGTGTTCTCTGGCAAAGTAATTTCCGGCTTTGTCTGCGGGATTGCCAGCTTTCGATGCCCCATCATTCGGGTCTACCACATTCGGGTACATCGGCATGTGCCGGGAAGCAGAGAACGGGAGAGCATTTGTTTTCCGGCAAACTGACTGCCAGCACCGCGTGCAGTAACAGCGATTTTACAGCCCTGGCAATCGAGTATGCCCTCCGCAGGAGGTGCTGCGCACGGCATACGGAGACAGCGCGTGCGAAAAAGCACAGCCTGTGCGAGCATTTGCTTTCTGGCAAACTGACTGCCAGCACCGTGTGCAGTAACAGCGATTTTGCAGCCCTGGCAATCGGGTATGCCCTCCGCAGGAGTTTCAGCTTCGCGTGCAGTGCTGACAGGTTTTACAGCTCTGTCATTCGGGTATTTCGGGTGTAGAAAGTGCATTTTGTTTTCACCTACCTTTTAACTTGGTAGAATTATACTGCGATTCACCTACTAAGTCAATAGGGTAAAAAGAAAATTTTTACAAAACCGGCTGGCTTGATTCGCCTGCCAGGCCATGTTATGCTTAAAAAAGCAGAGGAGGGAAAAAATGGAGATTCGCATAATGCGGCTGGAAGATGAGCCGCAGAAAAAGGAGCAGGCAGCGCGCTGGTTTCACGAAAAATGGGGCGTTCCCCTGGAGGCGTATTTGCAGAGCATGGAGGAGAGCCTGGCGCAGAGCGGGCCGGTTCCCGCCTGGTATCTGGCGCTGGAGGGCGGGCAAATCCTCGGCGGGCTGGGCGTGATTGAGAACGATTTTCACGAGAGGAAGGATTTGGCGCCCAATATCTGTGCGGTTTATGTGGAGGAGCGTGCGCGCCGGAGGGGGATTGCCGGGGCGCTGCTGGAATACGCCTGCGCAGATATGAAGGCTCGGGGCATTTCCCGGCTCTATCTGCTCACAGACCACACGAGCTTTTACGAGCGCTACGGCTGGGAGTTTCTCTGCATGACAAGGGAGGAGCAGGGCGGCCTGGCTCGGGTGTATGTGCATCAGGCATAGCGGGAGAAGGGCAAGGGAAGGTCAAGGGAAGGTCAAGGGAAGGTCAAGGGAAGGTCAAGGGAAGGTCAAGGGAAGGTCAAGGGCGATGGGTAATCATGGGGCAAAGCCCCATACCCCTTTACTAAGGGATGGGATGGTGCGAAAATAGCTTTTGTGCCGGCGGGCAGAGAATGAGAGAGCATATGCCCTCTGGCAAGCTGGCTTTCAGCCCCGCGTGCGGGGATGGCAGACTCTACCCCCTTCATTCGGGTGCGCTCTCCGCAGGAGCGTACGGTCGGCACGGCCTGTGAGGGCATGTACCCTCTGGCAAATTGGCTTCCGGCGGCGCGTGCAGTCCTGCCAGGCTGCTGTGTTCTATCATTCGGGTGTAGGAGCGCGCGGTTGGCACGGCCTGTGAGGGCATGTGCCCTCTGGCAAGCTGGCTTTCAGCCCCGCGTGCGGGGATGGCAGATTCTACCCCCCTTCATTCGGGTGTAGGAGCGCGCGGTTGGCAGAACCTGTGAGAGCATGTGCCCTCGGGCAAGCTGATTGCCAGCGTCGCGTGTAGTGCTGAAAGGTTCCACCGCCCTATCAATCGGGTATAGAAAAGCTTGACGTGAAGCTTGCTTTAAGTGTTATGATAAAATCATAAAGCAAGCAAAAAGGCCGCGCGGCCTTTGGAAAGGAAAGAAAATGAAAGTTTTAATGCTGAACGGCAGCCCCCGGGCAAAGGGCAACACCAGCATCGCCCTGCACGAGATGGAGCAGGTTTTCGCGCAGGAGGGCATCGAGACCGAGATTTTGCATATCGGCCAGAAGGATATCCGCGGCTGTATCGCCTGCATGTCCTGCAAAAAAACCGGCAAATGCGTGTTCGACGATTTGGTCAACGAGATTGCCCCGAAGTTCGAGGCTTGCGACGGCCTTGTGGTGGGCAGCCCGGTCTACTACGCTTCTGCCAACGCGACGCTGGTCGCCCTGCTGACCCGGCTATTTTACAGCACGCGCTTTGACAAGAGCATGAAGGTGGGCGCCAGCGTGGTGGCGGCGCGCCGGGGCGGCCTTTCTTCCACGTTCGACGAGCTGAACAAGTTTTTCACCATTTCAGGCATGCCCGTGGCTTCCGGCCAGTATTGGAACAGCATCCACGGCGGCGAGCCGGGCGAGGCAGTGCAGGACGGCGAGGGCCTGCAAATCATGCGCACGCTGGCCCGCAACATGGCGTTTCTCATGAAGAGCATCGCCCTTGGCAAGCAGGAGTTTGGCATTCCCGAAAAAGAGCCTTTCTGCCGGACCAACTTCGTTCGGTAGCCCTGGCGGGCGGCCGCACCCGAACGATAGGAATGTGCGGCCTGCCATGCTGGCTCGCGGGCACGGAAGTTGGTTTGCGATTGCATAGGTTGGGGAGGTCAAGGGCGATGGGTAATCATGGGGGCAATGCCCCCATACCCCCATATTCTTATGATAACAGGATAGTGCGGTAAGAAAGGCTGTGTGGTGGGCAGAACATGAGAGAGCATTTGCCTTCTGGCTGGCCGACTCCCAGCTCCGCGTGTAGAATTGACAGATTCCACATTCCTATCATTCGGGTATGCCCTCCGCAGGAGAGAGCATGTGCTTTCTGGCAAACCCGCTGACAACATCGCGTGCAGGGCTGGCAGCTTCCCCTGCCCTATCATTCGGGTGTGGCAAGTCCCCATACCCCTCTACTATATTATGATAATGGGATAGTGCGGCGGGCAATTCGGTTTGCAGAAAACGCTTTCCCCTTATCCCAAAAGTTTTTGGGGTTTTAGGGGTATTTTTTCAAAAATACCCCTATGTCCTTGACCTTCGCCCTTGACCTTCCCCTCCGCATAAAATTTCCATTTTTGCAGAGGCTAAGCCAAAAAGCATGAAAAGAGGTAACTAGTATGATCAAAGCGGCAATGTTCGATACAAAATCCTTTGATAAAGAGTCCTTTGCGCCCCTGGCCGAAGAGGCCGGCATCAGCATCAAGTATTTCGAGACCAAACTCGGGGCAGATACGGCGGATCTCGCCCGTGGCTACGATACCACCATCACCTTCGTCAACGACGACCTCAGCGCCGAAGTCATCGGGAAGCTGAAGGAGTGCGGCGTGCGGCTGCTGGCCCTGCGCTGTGCCGGGTTCAACAACGTGGACTTGAAGGCGGCCAGCGGGCAGATCCCCATTGCGCGCGTCCCGGCCTATTCCCCGCACGCCGTGGCCGAGCACGCCATGGCCATGTTGCTGGCGTCTGTGCGGCGCATCCACAAGGCCTATAACCGCACCAAGGATTTCAACTTCAGCCTTTCCGGGCTGACGGGCTTCGACCTCTACGGCAAGACGGTGGGCGTCATCGGCACGGGCAAAATCGGCCGGTGCTTTATCGATATTTGCCGGGGCTTTGGCATGCAGGTTCTGGCCTACGACCCCTATCCCGCCCAGGGCAGCGATATTTGCTACGTCCCCCTGGCCGAGCTGTTTGAAAAGAGCGATATTATTTCCCTGCACTGCCCGCTGACCCCGCAGACCGACCATATCATCGATGCGGCGGCCATCGCGCAGATGAAAAAGGGCGTTTTTCTCATCAACACCTCCCGCGGCGCGCTCATCGATGCCGAGGCGCTGCTTTCGGCCATCAAGGACCGGCATGTGGGCGCGGCCTGCCTGGATGTTTACGAGGAGGAATCGGATCTGTTTTTCGAGGACTACTCCGGCCACATCGTGGAGGACGACACGCTGGCGCGGCTCATCACCATGCCCAACGTGCTCATCACTTCCCACCAGGCGTTTCTGACGCAGGAGGCTCTGCACAACATCGCCAAGGTTACGCTCAAGAATATTTCGGACTTCTTCGAGAAGGGCGAGATTGAAAACGAGGTCAGCTACGACAAGATGAAGGGCTAGGGAAAAAGGTCAAGGGCTATTGGGCAAACATGGGGGCATAGCCCCCATACCCCCTTACTAGAAATAATAAAAGAGCGAGTGCAATTTACTTATTAGGCACTGGCTCTTTTTATTTTCTGGGAAATTTAGAAAAAAATGGAAGATAGAGGGGCGCGCTCTTCCTCCTGCCGAAGACCAGCAATTTTTTGCTGCTCTCCTATTCTTCCTCAAACGGCTTCAAGTACTTCAGCGAATACTTGCAGCATTGCAGCACAAGGAAATTGAAGGAAATTCCGTTTTCTTGGGCGAGCTGGGAGAGCCTTTCGAAAAGCGCTTCAGGAAAGCGTATAGTTCGAAATCTGCTCGGACCATACGGCCCCTTATCAATTTGAAACAACTTAATTTTCCTTTTCGGCCGGTTTCCAATGCTGGCAGGCCGGCTCTTCGGTCTTTCTCTTTTTGCATCGGGGGTAGACGCAATGCCCATAGTGAAGCGGAGAGTATTTCCGCGCCCGGCGAATATAGTGCAGGCGAAAATGCTTGCAGTTTCCACAGGTCTTTTCTTCCATAACAGCATCCTTTCGGCTATGTATAGCCTAATAGTAGCACACATAGCCTATAAAGTCCAATAAAATTGGTTATTCTATAGAAAAAGCGGAGAGGAGGCTGGCATGGATACTGTTACGGCAATTAAGAACCGCATTTTGCTTCTTTGCGAAGAGCGGGACATGAGCATCAACCGCCTGGCGACAGTTTGCGGATTGCCGCCTTCCAGTATCAAAAATATTTTGTATGGGAAAAGCCAGAATCCAAAGATACTTACGGTTAAGATGATATGTGATGGGCTGGGCATCACGCTTGGAGAATTTTTCAGCACGCCGGAGTTCGATGCTCTGGAGCAAGAGATAAAATAGCCGGAATCCTATGGTTTGGATTCCGGTTTTTTATTTGGGAGCAAAAAGCAAAAGGTCAAGGGCGAAAGGGCTTCTATGTGGCGCAAATTTCAAAGGCCGTGCAGAGTCCGACCAACCGTTGGCTCAAAAAGGATTTGCCTTGTTACTTTTGGCGCAAAAGTAACCAAAACGTGGGGGTGGACACACCTGCGGGATAATGCAGATGGCCGCAAGGCCATCACCCCCCAGAAAGCAAGTGTGCTTTGGAAGGTTATCTTCCGCGTGTGAAACACCCCCACACCCCCGGCTCTGTTCATCCCTAGCCTCAAGTCTCCCGCCATAGCTGGAGCAATTCCCGCTTGTCTATGATATGTGAATCCTTCCAGATTTTGATATAAACAGAAGAGCGAAAAAACCTATAAAAATAAGCGTATTTTTTATTTCCCAAAAAATAAAAGAGCCAGTGCAATTTTATCATCGTGCACTAGCTCTTTTTTATACCCGATTGGCAGGACGGCAAGACCTGCCAGCCCTGCACGCGCCGCTGAAAGCTGTTCATCCATTCGGCACATGCTCTCCCATTTTCTTATCCCCAGTAAGGGGGTATGGGGGCTATGCCCCCATGGCTAAGAGAAGCCCTTGACCTTTTCCCCATGTCATCCAATGGCCCTTGACCTTTCCCTTTTCGCCCTACTCCTCGGCGTCCTCCCCTGCGGCGTCGTCCTCCTCCATGGGCGGGAGCTTTGCGGCGCTGACGACCCTGCCGCCCTGCTCCATGCGCATGAGCCGCACACCCTGAGCCGAGCGCCCGAACACGGAAATCTCGTCCGAGTTCATGCGGATGATGACGTTGCTATCATTAATCAGCATGATATCCTCGTGGCTGTGCACAGCCAGAAGCGAAACCAGCTTGCCCGTCTTTTCCGTGATGTTCATGGTCCGGGCGCCAATGCCGCCGCGGGTCTGCTCGCGGTATTCGTCGGCCGCCGTCCGCTTGCCGTAGCCGTTTTCCGAGATGACGGCGACGTATTGGTCCTCCTCCAGCCGGGATGCGCCGATGACCTCGTCGCCCTCCCGCAGCTTGATGCCCCGCACGCCCACAGCCACTCTGCCCATGGGGCGCACGTCGCCCTCGTGGAAGGCGATGGCCATGCCGTCCCGGGAACCGATGATGACCCGGTCGTCGCCGTGGGTGCGCAGCACGGAAATCAGCTCGTCGCCCTCGCGGATGGCGATGGCGATCAGGCCGTTCTGGCGGATGCGGGAGAAAGCGCTCATGGCCGTCTTTTTGATGACGCCCTGGCGCGTTACCATCACGAGATTCGAATCATCCTCGAATTTCTCCACTGGGAACACGGCCGAAACCTTCTCGCCGCTCTCCAGCGAGAGCAGGTTGACGATGGCCATGCCCTTGGCCGTGCGCCCGGCCTCGGGAATCTGGTAGCATTTTTTGACGTAGACCTTGCCCTTGGTCGTGAAGAAGAGCAGGTAGTTGTGCGTGGAAGTCGCGAAAACGTCCTCGGCGAAGTCCTCTTCTTTGGTGGCCAGCGCGGTGATGCCCCGGCCGCCCCGCCGCTGTGCCCGGTAGTTATCCGAAGCCGTGCGCTTGATATAGCCGTGGTGCGTCAGGGTTACGACCATCTCCTCCTCCTGGATGAGGTCGTCTGCGTCCACCTCGTCCTCGTCGATGGTGATCTCGGTTCTGCGGTCGTCGCCGTAGCGGTTGACGATATCCGCCAAATCCTCCTTGATGATGTCGTCCACCATGGAGGGGTTGTTCAGCACGTCGTGGTAATACTCGATTTTGCTCATGAGCGCGGCGAACTCCTCTTCCAGGCGGTCGCGCTCCAGGCCGGTGAGCCGCTGGAGCCGCATATCCAGAATCGCCTGAGCCTGCACCTCGCTAAAGCCGAAGCGCTCCATCAGCGCCAGCCGCGCCGTGCCGCCGTCCTTGCTGGCCTTGATCGTCGCGATGATCTCGTCGATGCTGTCCAGCGCTTTTAGGAGGCCCTCCACGATATGCGCCCGCTTCTCGGCCTTTTCCAGGTCGAACCGGGTGCGCCGGGTGATGATCTCCCGCTGATAGTCCACGTATTCGACGATGATTTCCTTCAAATTGAGCACTTTCGGCTCTGTGCCCACCAGGGCGATCATGATGACGCCGAAGGTCGTCTGCATCTGGGTGTGCTTATAAAGCTGGTTTAGGATGACGTTGGCATTGAAGCCCTTTTTGAGATCCACCACCACGCGCATACCCTGGCTGTCCGATTCGTCGTTGGCGTCGGCGATGCCCTCGATGCGCTTCTCGTGCGCCAGCTCCCGGATATTGGCCACCATCATCTCTTTGTTGACCTGGTAGGGAATCTCCGTGATGACGATGCGCTCCCGGCCGTCTTTTTCCACCTCAATTTCGGCCTTGGCCCGCACGCGGATCTTGCCGCGCCCGGTGCGGTAGGCCTGGCGGATGCCGGATACGCCCACGATTTGCCCGCCCGTCGGGAAATCCGGCCCGGGGATATAGTCGATTAAATCTTCGACGGTGAGATCCGGGTTGTCGATATACGCGTCGATTGCCCGGACGACTTCGCCCAGGTTATGCGGCGGGATGTTGGTCGCCATGCCCACGGCAATGCCGCCCGTGCCGTTGACCAGCAGGTTGGGGAACCGGGCGGGCAGCGTTACCGGCTGCTTTAAGGAGCCGTCGAAGTTATCCGTGAAGTCCACAGTATCCTTATCGATATCGCGGACCATTTCCATGGAAATTTTGCCCAGCCTTGCCTCGGTATACCGCATGGCCGCGGCGCCGTCGCCGTCCACCGAGCCGAAGTTGCCGTGGCCGTCCACCAGCAGGTAGCGGGTGGAGAAATCCTGCGCCATGCGCACCAGGCTCTCGTAGATGGCCGTATCGCCGTGCGGGTGGTATTTACCCAGCACGTCGCCCACGATGCGCGCGCACTTCTTATGCGGCTTATCCGGCGTGATGCCCTGCTCGGCCATGGAATAGAGAATTCTTCTGTGCACGGGCTTTAAGCCATCGCGCACATCCGGCAGCGCGCGGTTGATGATAACCGCCATGGCATAGGAGATGAAGCTCTTCTTCATCTCGCCGCCCAGGTCTACCGGGATGATTCTCGAAAGATTTTGGTTTTTCTCGTCCATTTTCTACCTCTATACTCGATTGATAAGTTCGTTTAACCTTTTAGGATTGCTCGCGCTCAGCCAGCCGGTTTGCCAGGGGGCAAGTTACTCGATTCAAAGGTTCGTGTAAATTGTCATTTCCGCCCGCGCTGCACCCGAATGCTGGGAATGTGCAATCTGTCGCCCTGCACGCGGCGCTGTTGGTCAGTTTGCCAGAGGGCAAATGCTCACCCGTAGCTGTGCGCATCAAGGGCCATTCCTAAACATGGGGTTTCACCCCATACCCCAATACTCCAAAAATTGCAGGATTGGCAAAAAGCAGATGGTTTCTATCTTATGTGCCGTATATTTTGAAGGGCTAAGGCAAGTTCAAAGGCTTCTATTTGGCGCAAATCTCCCAGGTCGTGCAAAATCCGACCATCGGTCTGTTCATAAGCCTTTCTTCTTGTTACTTTTGGCGCTCCTGCGGAGGGCACACCCGATTGCTGGGAATGTGGAGCTTTCTTTCGCTGCACACGGAGCTGAAAGTCAGCTTGCCCGAAAACGCATGCTGGCACAGTCTCTGCCCGTCACGCGCGCTGCCTCCGTATGCCGTGCGCAGCACCGTGGGGGTGGGATGTGCGATAGAGGATGTTGGAACCTTCTAAAATCTGCCGCACAAGCAATTCTGGAAGAAACTGTAAGTCGGTGCCGCCGTACATACACCCCCACACCCCCAAACGGCGCATTTCTAGCCTCGAGTTTGCTGATGGGAAGCACGTTTCTTCCTATACCCGATTGATGGAACACAGCAATCTGCC is part of the Christensenellaceae bacterium 44-20 genome and encodes:
- a CDS encoding 2-hydroxyacid dehydrogenase, giving the protein MIKAAMFDTKSFDKESFAPLAEEAGISIKYFETKLGADTADLARGYDTTITFVNDDLSAEVIGKLKECGVRLLALRCAGFNNVDLKAASGQIPIARVPAYSPHAVAEHAMAMLLASVRRIHKAYNRTKDFNFSLSGLTGFDLYGKTVGVIGTGKIGRCFIDICRGFGMQVLAYDPYPAQGSDICYVPLAELFEKSDIISLHCPLTPQTDHIIDAAAIAQMKKGVFLINTSRGALIDAEALLSAIKDRHVGAACLDVYEEESDLFFEDYSGHIVEDDTLARLITMPNVLITSHQAFLTQEALHNIAKVTLKNISDFFEKGEIENEVSYDKMKG
- a CDS encoding flavodoxin family protein; the protein is MKVLMLNGSPRAKGNTSIALHEMEQVFAQEGIETEILHIGQKDIRGCIACMSCKKTGKCVFDDLVNEIAPKFEACDGLVVGSPVYYASANATLVALLTRLFYSTRFDKSMKVGASVVAARRGGLSSTFDELNKFFTISGMPVASGQYWNSIHGGEPGEAVQDGEGLQIMRTLARNMAFLMKSIALGKQEFGIPEKEPFCRTNFVR
- a CDS encoding helix-turn-helix transcriptional regulator, whose product is MDTVTAIKNRILLLCEERDMSINRLATVCGLPPSSIKNILYGKSQNPKILTVKMICDGLGITLGEFFSTPEFDALEQEIK
- the gyrA gene encoding DNA gyrase subunit A: MDEKNQNLSRIIPVDLGGEMKKSFISYAMAVIINRALPDVRDGLKPVHRRILYSMAEQGITPDKPHKKCARIVGDVLGKYHPHGDTAIYESLVRMAQDFSTRYLLVDGHGNFGSVDGDGAAAMRYTEARLGKISMEMVRDIDKDTVDFTDNFDGSLKQPVTLPARFPNLLVNGTGGIAVGMATNIPPHNLGEVVRAIDAYIDNPDLTVEDLIDYIPGPDFPTGGQIVGVSGIRQAYRTGRGKIRVRAKAEIEVEKDGRERIVITEIPYQVNKEMMVANIRELAHEKRIEGIADANDESDSQGMRVVVDLKKGFNANVILNQLYKHTQMQTTFGVIMIALVGTEPKVLNLKEIIVEYVDYQREIITRRTRFDLEKAEKRAHIVEGLLKALDSIDEIIATIKASKDGGTARLALMERFGFSEVQAQAILDMRLQRLTGLERDRLEEEFAALMSKIEYYHDVLNNPSMVDDIIKEDLADIVNRYGDDRRTEITIDEDEVDADDLIQEEEMVVTLTHHGYIKRTASDNYRAQRRGGRGITALATKEEDFAEDVFATSTHNYLLFFTTKGKVYVKKCYQIPEAGRTAKGMAIVNLLSLESGEKVSAVFPVEKFEDDSNLVMVTRQGVIKKTAMSAFSRIRQNGLIAIAIREGDELISVLRTHGDDRVIIGSRDGMAIAFHEGDVRPMGRVAVGVRGIKLREGDEVIGASRLEEDQYVAVISENGYGKRTAADEYREQTRGGIGARTMNITEKTGKLVSLLAVHSHEDIMLINDSNVIIRMNSDEISVFGRSAQGVRLMRMEQGGRVVSAAKLPPMEEDDAAGEDAEE
- a CDS encoding O-acetylhomoserine aminocarboxypropyltransferase/cysteine synthase family protein, whose translation is MSEYKFETLQLHVGQETPDAATDARAVPIYATTSYVFRDCAHAAARFNLTDAGNIYGRLTNSTQDVLEKRVAALEGGVAALALASGAAAISYTIQALAQNGGHIVAQKTIYGGSYNLLAHTLPGFGITAAFVNIHNLEEVEAAIRPNTRAIYIETLGNPNSDIPDIDALSALAHAHGLPMVVDNTFGTPYLLRPIEHGADIVVHSATKFLGGHGTTLGGIIVDSGKFDWAASGNYPAIAAPNPSYHGVSFTQAAGPAAFVTYIRAILLRDTGATLSPFAAFLLLQGIETLSLRLERHAENTKKVLEFLVKHPLVERVNHPALPGHPDHALYEKYFPRGGASIFTFEIKGGQEQAFRFIDNLKIFSLLANVADVKSLVIHPATTTHSQLTDQELADQGITPGTIRLSIGTEHIDDILADLQRGFDAVK
- a CDS encoding GNAT family N-acetyltransferase yields the protein MEIRIMRLEDEPQKKEQAARWFHEKWGVPLEAYLQSMEESLAQSGPVPAWYLALEGGQILGGLGVIENDFHERKDLAPNICAVYVEERARRRGIAGALLEYACADMKARGISRLYLLTDHTSFYERYGWEFLCMTREEQGGLARVYVHQA